The following coding sequences lie in one Nakaseomyces glabratus chromosome K, complete sequence genomic window:
- the NAT4 gene encoding N-terminal L-serine N(alpha)-acetyltransferase NatD (CAGL0K02981g~Ortholog(s) have histone acetyltransferase activity, role in histone acetylation, phenotypic switching, regulation of chromatin silencing at rDNA and cell division site, cytosol, nucleus localization): MTNNELYGTNVNDSFLHHVLDCFPKVITTKSNLPKDIEDVQLQRKVLVIDGDDYCLANKALTNEVVLRSKHIKESKNILSSLLELLDQNLGQKYEISSKEMYGNKKPWKENKIEEMNTEGMIYVSYWTKVDDEHTVPLLFLSFMLTEEENLTHNDPVSSVIFLYEIQISKELRKQGLGQYFLSNCLFQCAKRLLDNDSLNLEFPFAGIELTVFADNLPAINLYQKLGMTHTPESPKDVLYDQNTRRRTRNSRKINNKNESPRILIKKPLYYMYWKPIL; the protein is encoded by the coding sequence ATGACGAATAATGAACTATATGGGACAAATGTCAATGACAGCTTCCTCCATCATGTTTTAGACTGCTTTCCAAAAGTTATAACAACAAAATCAAATCTTCCTAAAGATATAGAGGATGTGCAGctacaaagaaaagtattGGTTATTGATGGTGATGATTATTGTCTAGCAAATAAAGCGCTAACTAATGAAGTTGTTCTAAGAAGTAAACACATAAAggaatcaaaaaatattctcaGTAGTTTATTAGAGTTACTAGATCAGAATTTGGgacaaaaatatgaaatatcAAGTAAAGAAATGTATGGAAACAAAAAGCCTTGgaaagaaaacaagatCGAAGAAATGAATACTGAAGGCATGATATATGTTAGCTATTGGACGAAGGTAGATGATGAACACACTGTACCACTCTTATTTCTCTCCTTTATGTTGACAGAAGAGGAGAATTTAACTCATAATGACCCAGTTTCAAGTGTAATTTTCTTATATGAGATTCAAATATCGAAAGAATTGAGAAAGCAAGGTCTAGGACAATACTTCTTAAGTAATTGTCTCTTTCAATGTGCTAAGCGACTACTTGATAACGACTCTTTGAATTTAGAATTTCCATTCGCGGGAATTGAACTTACTGTTTTCGCCGATAATCTCCCAGCTATTAATCTGTATCAAAAACTTGGCATGACACACACTCCTGAATCACCCAAGGATGTATTATATGACCAGAATACTCGACGGAGAACTagaaattcaagaaagatcaacaacaaaaatgaaagtCCTAGGATACTAATAAAAAAGCCGCTATATTATATGTATTGGAAGCCGATATTGtga
- the MOT3 gene encoding Mot3p (CAGL0K03003g~Ortholog(s) have RNA polymerase II activating transcription factor binding and RNA polymerase II core promoter proximal region sequence-specific DNA binding, more) has protein sequence MKDGASEDCNPSSAVEEDRGRHAAPINHLGSSNKANEIAVADREHTFSIRKLYPISENVSRVKSQQQEVPYQRNLPTINGTETESARQNLQHAFDKYSKNNNLTPKAVQPALNQGVRYIWTKTNPVPRVGNSTVSLSNSSEGSSGAMVNNNDHALDNALNTSVTKGQNDPRLSHILSSSNGNIDTTVAKHSLRKEEKSSLEISNNFDHQAQAPKGLDLSAVDTTSQPGLYTTTGSQVHPVTQHYQYNGSKMPYDWSNSLRQRIGNSNTAGQVYFVGTPPDAPNRSHDYTHLYANTAPLPQGVSYVWHAHGPPFLASNSNTTESYSGSTLVAATTNQAKIASPSVSYGNNTHPENTPRLSVSNIHQLTPNQKGASFQRPLQSILPIIPSHTQSKFANVKLDQDKQTNFGNQIMFNSSENTPPLAHQVVYADNRLGSVPNNAISYNADASRAPIGPPIGSAGVYYNPNYTYVMQEQPKTVSDNVVSRINSHPILGQTNYLLPRADPSLTTQLGVTNEMMFGNQGEKIEVSSLAFPHRCHLCPKLFKRKSWLKRHLLSHSQQRHFLCPWCNSRHKRRDNLLQHMKLKHVPNLLQEINSRNMRFNWPILERLSKQIDGTIEYPDTKTLIHEGLLNKDELKNILNTVIDKHN, from the coding sequence ATGAAGGACGGTGCTTCTGAAGACTGCAATCCGTCAAGTGCTGTAGAGGAGGATCGAGGAAGGCATGCTGCTCCAATCAACCATCTAGGGTCCAGTAATAAAGCAAATGAAATAGCTGTTGCAGATCGAGAACATACATTTTCAATTAGAAAGTTGTATCCTATTAGCGAGAACGTTAGTAGAGTTAAATCTCAACAGCAAGAAGTCCCATATCAGAGAAATTTGCCAACAATAAATGGTACTGAAACTGAATCTGCGAGACAAAACTTACAACACGCATTTGACAAATActcaaaaaataacaacttAACACCTAAAGCTGTACAACCAGCTTTGAACCAAGGTGTGCGATATATATGGACAAAAACTAATCCTGTACCGCGAGTTGGAAATTCAACTGTAAGTCTGTCAAATAGCAGCGAAGGTAGTTCAGGGGCGATGGTGAATAACAATGACCATGCATTGGATAATGCCTTGAACACAAGTGTTACCAAAGGGCAAAATGATCCCAGACTTAGTCACATTCTTTCTAGCTCAAATGGTAATATCGACACTACTGTTGCCAAACACTCTTTAagaaaggaagaaaaaagttcCCTCGAgatatcaaataattttgatCATCAGGCGCAGGCGCCAAAAGGACTCGACCTCTCAGCTGTAGATACTACAAGCCAACCAGGGTTATACACCACAACTGGGTCCCAGGTTCATCCTGTAACGCAGCACTACCAATATAACGGATCAAAGATGCCATATGACTGGTCAAATTCCTTACGTCAGAGAATTGGAAATAGCAATACAGCCGGTCAAGTTTATTTTGTCGGTACACCACCTGATGCACCTAACCGATCTCATGATTATACTCATCTATATGCAAATACGGCTCCGTTACCGCAAGGTGTCTCGTATGTTTGGCATGCTCACGGCCCACCATTCTTGGCAAGCAATTCAAATACTACAGAATCATATTCAGGAAGCACACTGGtagcagcaacaacaaatcAGGCCAAGATAGCATCACCGTCGGTAAGTTATGGTAATAACACTCATCCTGAAAACACACCTAGGCTTTCGGTATCaaatattcatcaattgaCTCCGAATCAAAAAGGTGCATCATTTCAAAGACCTTTGCAATCAATATTACCTATCATTCCATCTCATACACAGTCTAAATTTGCAAATGTAAAGCTGGATCAGGATAAACAGACTAACTTCGGTAACCAGATCATGTTCAATTCTTCGGAAAATACACCACCATTGGCTCATCAAGTAGTGTACGCGGACAATCGCTTAGGAAGTGTACCGAATAATGCCATATCTTATAATGCCGATGCCTCTAGAGCACCAATCGGTCCACCTATAGGAAGTGCTGGAGTTTATTATAATCCAAATTACACATATGTTATGCAGGAGCAACCAAAAACAGTATCAGATAATGTTGTATCCAGAATTAACTCGCATCCAATTTTGGGCCAAACAAATTATTTACTGCCCCGGGCGGATCCATCTCTCACTACTCAGTTAGGAGTTACGAACGAGATGATGTTCGGTAACCAGGGAGAAAAAATAGAGGTATCCTCTCTGGCATTTCCTCATAGGTGTCATTTATGCCCAAAATTGTTCAAACGTAAATCTTGGCTAAAGAGGCATTTGCTTTCACATTCACAGCAAAGACATTTCTTATGTCCATGGTGTAATAGTCGCCATAAGAGACGTGACAACTTACTTCAACATATGAAGCTGAAACATGTCCccaatcttcttcaagaaatcaaCTCTCGCAACATGAGATTCAATTGGCCAATACTCGAAAGGTTAAGTAAACAAATCGATGGTACAATTGAATACCCAGATACAAAAACACTTATCCATGAAGGCTTGCTCAACAAAGATGAGCTGAAGAATATCTTAAATACTGTGATCGATAAGCACAATTGA
- the TVP18 gene encoding Tvp18p (CAGL0K03025g~Ortholog(s) have role in vesicle-mediated transport and clathrin-coated vesicle, integral component of Golgi membrane localization), protein MALGITQFINIAGLLKDLKSFNFSVYGKWFGYINIFLCIALGIANLFHVSAVIAFGIVGIVQGLIILFIEIPFLLKICPLSDRFIEFIKRFETNGYRCIFYTLMAIVQYCSLAVMTTSLLVLGITLTISAVSYGIAFTKHQEFANTNIIKNPTDEDFPHDAVVREML, encoded by the coding sequence ATGGCATTGGGTATCACGCAGTTTATCAATATTGCGGGTCTGTTGAAGGACTTGAAGAGTTTCAACTTCAGTGTCTACGGTAAGTGGTTTGGGTACATTAACATTTTCCTTTGTATAGCGCTTGGTATTGCGAACCTGTTCCACGTAAGCGCAGTTATAGCGTTTGGAATAGTCGGTATTGTCCAAGGTCTGATTATATTGTTCATTGAGATTCCATTTCTGTTGAAGATATGTCCCCTAAGCGACAGGTTCATAGAATTCATAAAGAGGTTCGAGACCAATGGATACAGATGCATCTTCTATACTTTAATGGCTATAGTCCAGTATTGCTCATTGGCGGTAATGACCACTAGTTTACTGGTCCTTGGTATCACTTTGACCATCTCCGCAGTGAGCTACGGTATTGCATTCACTAAGCACCAAGAATTTGCAAACACTAATATAATCAAGAACCCAACTGATGAGGACTTCCCTCATGATGCAGTGGTTAGAGAAATGTtatga
- the ABF2 gene encoding DNA-binding protein ABF2 (CAGL0K03047g~Ortholog(s) have DNA binding, bending activity, role in mitochondrial DNA packaging, mitochondrial genome maintenance, mitochondrion inheritance and mitochondrial chromosome localization): protein MLALNLIRGVSRSAGVRFLQTSPIVWSKTAEGAKGKDKDAKSGVSRKDLIKQFGPKRPAAAFILYTVQERANATAENPGLSTKEISAVLGEKWRQLSEYEKEPYFQKTQQALEEYKTKKQEFEAMLPPKKPLSPFLLFSNEVREEIKSQNPSLSFGDLASLIGRRWKSLGEYEKKKYYDRYAENKSSWEQEVQRKLQNFKL, encoded by the coding sequence ATGTTGGCATTGAATTTGATACGTGGGGTGAGCAGAAGTGCTGGTGTGAGGTTCTTGCAGACTTCGCCCATTGTTTGGAGCAAAACCGCTGAAGGTGCTAAGGGAAAGGATAAGGATGCTAAGAGTGGTGTTAGCAGGAAGGACTTAATCAAGCAGTTTGGACCAAAGAGGCCTGCTGCCGCCTTCATTTTGTACACAGTTCAAGAGCGTGCTAATGCAACGGCTGAGAACCCCGGACTATCGACGAAAGAGATCTCTGCAGTTCTGGGTGAGAAGTGGAGACAACTGTCTGAATACGAGAAGGAACCCTACTTCCAGAAAACTCAGCAAGCTCTAGAGGAATATAAGACCAAGAAACAAGAGTTTGAAGCCATGCTGCCACCTAAGAAGCCGCTATCACCATTCCTTTTGTTTTCGAATGAAGTTCGTGAGGAGATCAAGAGCCAAAACCCATCCCTAAGTTTTGGTGATTTGGCCTCTCTCATTGGAAGAAGGTGGAAATCGCTAGGAGAGTacgaaaagaagaaatattatGATCGCTATGCCGAAAACAAATCTAGCTGGGAACAAGAAGTTCAAAGGAAATTGCAAAACTTTAAATTGTAA
- the IRC21 gene encoding Irc21p (CAGL0K03069g~Ortholog(s) have role in cellular response to DNA damage stimulus, response to drug and cytosol, nucleus localization) gives MHSASRVLMQMERDKMAFKVPQMKPPQINVSDEPRSVLMDVPVQASCSTLRAGGYRNKVKLAPGHSALDWQEMVSTKGKAGKLITGIDSIREDPKVLEHFKEVNSPQSLIQLERGVPTYAIRPPLCIDAHELARHNTAEDCWTVINGKVYSISSYLSFHPGGAKILIDKSSGQDSTVLFNRYHRWISVEKMLETCLVGVYVG, from the coding sequence ATGCATAGTGCTAGCAGGGTGTTGATGCAGATGGAGCGTGACAAGATGGCGTTTAAAGTTCCTCAGATGAAGCCACCGCAGATTAATGTTAGCGATGAGCCCCGTAGTGTCCTTATGGATGTGCCTGTGCAGGCGAGTTGCAGCACTCTCAGGGCTGGGGGATACAGGAACAAAGTGAAGTTGGCACCTGGACATAGTGCACTGGACTGGCAAGAGATGGTCAGTACTAAGGGTAAAGCTGGGAAACTAATCACTGGAATAGACAGTATAAGAGAAGATCCTAAGGTTCTTGAACATTTTAAAGAGGTAAACTCGCCACAGAGCTTGATCCAGCTGGAGAGAGGAGTTCCTACTTACGCTATTAGGCCGCCTTTATGCATAGATGCACATGAGCTAGCACGCCATAATACTGCAGAGGACTGCTGGACTGTCATAAATGGTAAAGTTTACAGCATCTCGTCGTATTTAAGTTTCCACCCTGGCGGTGCGAAGATTTTGATAGATAAATCGTCGGGACAGGACTCAACAGTGCTATTTAATAGGTATCATAGATGGATCAGTGTTGAGAAAATGTTAGAAACTTGTTTGGTGGGTGTTTATGTCGGATGA
- the SDD2 gene encoding Sdd2p (CAGL0K03091g~Ortholog(s) have role in hydrogen peroxide-mediated programmed cell death and cytoplasm, nucleus localization): protein MDAELQALREARLAELKRGTSDSNGGSNGGAPQERIGSSISRFLEPEALERLSRVSLVRPDRAQAVENYLKQLVSTGQLRNKVSEKDIVQILDGVAREQNKKNETKIIFDRRETVEDDVELEDDDDFFD, encoded by the coding sequence ATGGACGCCGAATTGCAAGCCTTAAGAGAAGCTCGTCTTGCTGAACTAAAAAGAGGCACATCTGATTCTAACGGCGGATCAAATGGAGGTGCTCCCCAGGAACGTATAGGATCCTCAATATCACGATTCTTGGAACCTGAAGCGCTTGAGAGGCTATCTAGAGTGTCATTGGTAAGGCCTGATCGTGCGCAAGCAGTGGAGAACTATCTTAAACAATTGGTATCTACAGGCCAGTTAAGAAACAAGGTCAGCGAGAAGGACATTGTACAAATCCTTGATGGTGTCGCTAGAGAacaaaacaagaagaacgAAACCAAGATCATATTTGATAGAAGGGAAACTGTTGAGGACGATGTTGAActagaagatgatgatgacttCTTTGACTGA
- the YLF2 gene encoding Ylf2p (CAGL0K03113g~Ortholog(s) have mitochondrion localization), giving the protein MKPTTNKKAKMKLPNILDALKVTNNPTSGIVGLANVGKSTFFQTITNSHLGTAANYPYATIDPEVAKVPIPSPELPVLQKLYQSGKVIPAALTIYDIAGLTRGASEGHGLGNKFLSDIRHVDGIFNLVRGFKDENITHIEGNVDPVRDLSVVQDELILKDLEFIDNVREKASRKLRMLSKNSKEYQEYNFEIELLGKLEEHLYDGKRISNFKNEDEKWNVDEIKVLRRNNFLTAKPSLTLLNVSPEEYLQLHSQNTLENAAFSKEVTEWLKEYSPNDDLIYFSAEYEKNYLEYTKNNDKSGLAQYCKNVAGTDINTSDKRTALPDIILRMKHLLGLISFYTCGPLEVRQWNIRRGNNAQEAAGVIHTDLQETFISADIINYESLRDIEPPLDESYLKKKGLIKRVGKQYIMEENDIALFKAAGGKTR; this is encoded by the coding sequence ATGAAGCCAACTACTAACAAGAAGGCTAAGATGAAATTGCCAAATATCCTGGATGCTTTGAAGGTCACCAATAACCCAACATCAGGGATAGTAGGACTTGCAAATGTTGGTAAGTCTACTTTCTTCCAAACTATAACGAATTCGCACTTAGGTACCGCTGCCAATTACCCATACGCAACTATAGATCCTGAAGTTGCCAAAGTACCCATACCATCTCCAGAACTTCCAGTATTGCAGAAACTTTATCAGAGTGGGAAAGTTATACCTGCTGCATTAACAATTTACGACATAGCTGGCTTAACTAGGGGTGCCTCAGAAGGTCATGGCCTTGGGAATAAGTTTCTAAGCGATATAAGACATGTAGATGGTATATTTAATCTGGTACGTGGGTTTAAGGATGAGAATATCACACATATTGAAGGAAATGTCGATCCGGTACGTGATTTATCGGTAGTTCAGGATGAACTGATTCTTAAGGACCTTGAATTCATTGACAATGTACGTGAAAAGGCCTCTAGAAAGCTTAGAATGCTATCTAAAAACTCTAAAGAGTACCAGGAGTACAATTTCGAGATCGAGCTTCTTGGTAAATTAGAAGAACATCTTTATGACGGTAAGAGGATAAGCAACTTTAAGaatgaagatgagaaaTGGAATGTGGATGAAATCAAAGTGTTGAGACGCAATAATTTCTTGACAGCTAAACCATCATTAACTTTACTTAATGTTAGTCCCGAAGAGTATTTACAACTACATTCACAAAATACCCTAGAAAATGCTGCTTTCTCAAAAGAAGTTACAGAATGGTTAAAAGAATACTCACCTAACGATGATTTGATATACTTTAGTGCTGAATATGAGAAGAATTACCTAGAATacacaaaaaataatgacaaGTCTGGTTTAGCACAATATTGTAAGAATGTTGCAGGTACTGATATTAACACATCTGATAAGAGGACTGCACTACCAGACATTATACTTAGAATGAAGCACTTACTGGGGCTGATCAGCTTTTACACATGTGGTCCATTAGAGGTGAGACAGTGGAACATTCGCAGAGGAAACAACGCACAAGAGGCTGCGGGTGTAATTCATACCGATTTGCAGGAGACGTTTATAAGTGCGGACATCATCAATTATGAATCTCTGAGAGATATAGAGCCTCCATTAGATGAATCATATCTTAAGAAAAAAGGATTAATCAAACGTGTTGGTAAGCAATATATCATGGAAGAAAACGATATCGCGTTGTTCAAAGCAGCTGGTGGTAAAACTAGGTAG